atgcataaatattgaatataatataaaattaaaaagaaaacaaaaaagaaatgagaaaCATATATAATACGATACTTTAATactattgaaataaaaaacagagcATGGAAAAAATTCtgctcataaaaataaaatatatgtaaagtgtttttatttctcattattattgtttgtgtgCCGCAGGTTGTTCTTTTGTTCGTTCGCTTGCTGCTGGAGACGGCAAATCGATAGATCAATGAACCTAGTTATCGACGTGTTGCGCCTGTTTAAAATATCTTTTGGTTTGCGCTACATTTAAGGCATTCTTTGAGTCAgctgttaattaatttaaaaggcATTGCTCTAGGCAAAATTGTCAACGCATTTTTATCTATAAATGCATGACGCAATTGCgcaattatttcataaataatatatgtatgttcaaCACATGCAAAAAATCGTTCTCTGCGGTTTATTTTTTGCTCGacgttcgttttttttgttttttttttttgcattttcgcAGCTGCTTTTCTTTCAGCAATTGTCATTTTCGACATTTCTTTGGGCGAGAAGCACAACATTGACCCAAATTACACATTCTTGCGACCCAGAAATattgagaaaatatttttcctAAATTTTTGCTGAAGCTACGCGCgtatcacacacacagataacATATTCACCAATACTCTCACGTTATTGTGTAGATGGAATTCGACAATTTCTGTGTGAATGTTCGGCACTTTCGCTTTTTAAATGAGTTTCATTTTTCTACTTGGTGAAAATAAGCAGCATCTCAGACCCAACTCggctcttttatttttattatcggTTGCACAATTAATCAcacacaatattattattattgtcgttgttgctattgctattgctattgagAAAACTTGTCTTTTTGTAACGCTTCCTCCGCCTCTCGTACGTCGCCTTTCTACGTCAATTTGTGGCGCGTGTGTTGTTcgctgtttttttctttctgacTTTTAAAGCTCTAacggcaaaaatttaaattatttgtctgCGGGGCAAGAGCGGCTAGAAATCAACACAAAActcaacacacatacattaattcatttaataaaatatgcaaattttccaAGGCACATGTAATTTTTTACGATTTTGATGCcacaatacaaatatatatctGCCTAGGTGACGCCACTGACTGGCCTtgcattgttttcattttgaatttgcattccAATTTACAACCAGGGCTGGGCAACTGCTTAATTACTAATCGATAAGCCGATCACACTTCTCCTCGACAAGTGTCCACATATCCATCTGCATTCACAAATAAAGACGAACAGGGTATGAATCAAAAACTATGTTGACCCTGCAGACGAAGCAACTGTTCGAAGGCGATCCAGAAGAATATGTTATAAGGACCAACGCGTAACCAGCACGGCAGAAAGCCTTTATACATGGCCATAATGCCTTCCTGAGTAATCAGTTTGTAATAGCAATCAAAGGCGTTCCTATAGTGCATTCCCTGACCCCTTTCATTCACCGGCTGATTCATGATTCGTGATTTGACAACATCGGTGGGTGTGCTCAGCACACTGGCTGCCAATCCTGAGGAGACTGAGGCCAAAAACTGCACAAGCTTGCCATCTTCTAAGCCAATCATGGAGATTATATTTCGCTTGCTGAGATCATAAACAGCCACGTCGCCTGTTGGATATGTTAATGTGTGTAAGTGATTCAGAACTAATCGATATTGATCGAAAAATATCGATGACGTTCGCTAATTTTTCGATAAATGTCTATCGATAACTTTCACGAataaattttcgaaaatttatTGATGTCGAGATAATTAGATAGCCCATAAACACCTTTCAATAGTTTGTCGATCATTAATCGATAAATTATCGATAAGTTCGTTACGTCTCTTACCCGTTGTCAGCAGCATGGCACGCAGACAGCTTGGTCCCACGCCCTTCCACATGCTCTTGATGCCACCCTGCATATAGATATACTCCAACGCCTGCTTCACATTGCTAACCCGTGCCGGATATCCAAGGGCACGGCGTCGGCCCTCAACTTGCATGCGGATCTTCACGATATCTAGGGGATTGGCAATCGCCTGAGCCGTACAACCCGCCAGGCAACTGGAGAGGAAACCCCGAAAAACGGTCAACACTTCCTTGCCCTGATTGTCCACATAGATGAGCTGCCGGCGAATGAAATCATAGAATACAACGCGAGGCCCATTGAAGAATAAATTCCGTATAATCATGGCCGATAATCCGCC
This window of the Drosophila albomicans strain 15112-1751.03 chromosome 2L, ASM965048v2, whole genome shotgun sequence genome carries:
- the LOC117563372 gene encoding mitochondrial uncoupling protein 4C-like, producing MDNDVSKDYPVLRSSLQCVKHSPSPGLPLVYLNTFLSASFAELFTFPLDVTKTRLHLQGETAEMAHAKGSQTRGMWGTFAGMAREEGLRGVYGGLSAMIIRNLFFNGPRVVFYDFIRRQLIYVDNQGKEVLTVFRGFLSSCLAGCTAQAIANPLDIVKIRMQVEGRRRALGYPARVSNVKQALEYIYMQGGIKSMWKGVGPSCLRAMLLTTGDVAVYDLSKRNIISMIGLEDGKLVQFLASVSSGLAASVLSTPTDVVKSRIMNQPVNERGQGMHYRNAFDCYYKLITQEGIMAMYKGFLPCWLRVGPYNIFFWIAFEQLLRLQGQHSF